A single genomic interval of Rhodopseudomonas palustris harbors:
- a CDS encoding lipopolysaccharide biosynthesis protein yields MILKFGTTLERLINLSKNAGIRAMTGAFGLRVLITIVNLGLVTLAARTLSGHDFGTYSMLFSAASLLSVVATFGQQIFIMRSWSEYTTAGDEPKLKGAMIFTTLACFAGSVLVGLPFFFWVSAEHDTLLALSATLYLVCFAVMLISAHVTRGAVGVGVSDGLTYLLVATCPMVYLAGCVIIGAPIEIHTIFLTMAGASCFTVMVQMTLLRRRVHAQFPHIGRSRSAFELRTWSARSAKLWVSGCLEAANQYADVVIIGYLMSPTVAGAYFVTTRIANAFAMATGAVYIFSTRHFPHLYYSRQHRELDGLLDSVALVTLAIVIGGLMVVLGGGHWILYLFNADYVSYYSALAILTAGTAAVAAAGPCGSILMLTGHEGRYLAIIGGTVLMRAVGFFVLIPLFGISGAVAATAISFIALALLMRSASIHLAGIDGSVLRLVTGWRQRRLTQPAE; encoded by the coding sequence ATGATTTTGAAATTCGGTACCACGCTCGAAAGACTGATCAACCTGAGCAAGAACGCCGGGATTCGCGCCATGACCGGCGCGTTCGGGTTGCGCGTGCTGATCACGATCGTCAATCTCGGACTGGTGACGCTCGCCGCGCGGACTCTCAGCGGACACGATTTCGGCACCTATTCGATGCTGTTCAGCGCCGCCAGCCTGCTCAGCGTGGTCGCCACCTTCGGCCAGCAGATCTTCATCATGCGGTCGTGGAGCGAATACACCACCGCCGGAGACGAGCCGAAGCTGAAGGGCGCGATGATCTTCACGACGCTCGCCTGCTTTGCCGGCAGCGTGCTGGTCGGCCTGCCGTTCTTCTTCTGGGTATCGGCCGAGCATGACACGCTGCTGGCGCTGTCGGCGACGTTGTATCTGGTCTGCTTTGCGGTGATGCTGATTTCGGCGCACGTCACCCGCGGTGCCGTCGGCGTCGGTGTCAGCGACGGCCTGACCTATCTGCTGGTCGCCACCTGTCCGATGGTTTACCTCGCCGGCTGCGTCATCATCGGCGCGCCGATTGAAATCCACACCATCTTCCTCACCATGGCGGGGGCCTCCTGCTTCACCGTGATGGTGCAGATGACATTGTTGCGGCGGCGGGTCCACGCTCAATTCCCGCATATCGGCCGCTCACGCTCAGCCTTCGAGTTGCGCACCTGGAGTGCCCGCTCGGCCAAGCTGTGGGTGTCGGGCTGCCTGGAGGCCGCCAATCAATACGCCGACGTGGTGATCATCGGCTACCTGATGAGCCCGACCGTTGCCGGCGCGTATTTCGTCACCACCCGGATCGCCAACGCGTTCGCAATGGCTACCGGTGCCGTCTACATCTTTTCGACCCGGCACTTCCCACATCTGTATTACAGCCGGCAACATCGCGAACTCGACGGCCTGCTTGATTCGGTGGCGCTCGTCACCCTGGCGATCGTGATCGGCGGCCTGATGGTGGTGCTCGGCGGTGGACACTGGATCCTGTATCTCTTCAATGCCGATTACGTCTCGTACTACAGCGCCCTGGCGATCCTGACCGCTGGGACCGCGGCAGTCGCTGCAGCCGGGCCGTGCGGCTCGATCCTGATGCTGACGGGTCACGAGGGTCGCTATCTGGCGATCATCGGCGGCACAGTGCTGATGCGCGCGGTCGGGTTCTTCGTGCTGATCCCGCTGTTCGGTATCTCCGGCGCTGTGGCGGCGACGGCGATCTCGTTCATCGCACTGGCGCTACTGATGCGCAGCGCATCGATTCATCTCGCCGGCATCGATGGGTCCGTGTTGCGGCTGGTGACGGGATGGCGTCAGCGTCGACTCACCCAGCCAGCGGAATGA
- the metA gene encoding homoserine O-succinyltransferase MetA, with the protein MSLLFDSADPIDSPVLAPDGAGDERCRWGRPDHRKPIEIGLVNNMGDAALRATERQFARLLRDGAGERRVRLHCFALRSVPRSAAARHRIDSLYSDIADLGRVRLDGLIVTGAEPRKAALRDEPYWDEFRRLVDWAEANTRSTIWSCLAAHAAVLHLDGIERRRLPRKCSGVYTAGKLQRDPMLDDLPATMRVSHSRLNDLDADELSAAGYEVLTRAVGAGVDVFRRDGRSRMVFFQGHPEYDPATLQREFLRDVGRYLAGERDDCPEPPCNYFSSETEARLAAFCDRATADRRPDVIAELPPLALRPGLTAALEVSAVALFGNWLSLLAAES; encoded by the coding sequence ATGAGCTTGCTGTTCGACAGCGCCGATCCGATCGACAGCCCTGTGCTGGCGCCGGATGGTGCCGGCGACGAGCGATGCCGGTGGGGACGGCCGGATCACCGCAAGCCGATCGAGATCGGCCTTGTCAACAATATGGGCGATGCGGCGCTACGCGCGACCGAGCGTCAATTCGCGCGGCTGCTGCGCGACGGTGCCGGCGAACGGCGTGTTCGGCTGCATTGCTTCGCGCTGCGCTCGGTGCCCCGATCGGCGGCTGCTCGCCACCGCATCGATAGCCTCTATTCCGATATCGCTGATCTCGGCCGCGTCCGTCTCGACGGCCTGATCGTCACCGGTGCCGAGCCGCGCAAGGCGGCACTCCGCGACGAACCATATTGGGACGAGTTCCGCCGGTTGGTGGATTGGGCCGAAGCCAACACGCGCTCGACGATCTGGTCCTGTCTCGCCGCCCATGCCGCCGTTCTGCATCTTGACGGCATCGAGCGCCGAAGACTGCCGCGTAAATGCTCGGGGGTCTATACGGCCGGGAAGCTGCAGCGCGATCCGATGCTGGATGATCTGCCGGCGACTATGCGAGTCTCGCATTCGCGCCTCAACGATCTCGATGCGGACGAGCTTTCCGCCGCTGGCTACGAAGTTCTGACGCGAGCAGTCGGAGCGGGCGTCGACGTGTTCAGGCGCGATGGCCGCAGCCGCATGGTGTTCTTTCAGGGGCATCCGGAATACGACCCCGCGACGCTGCAGCGCGAATTTCTGCGTGATGTCGGTCGCTATCTGGCTGGTGAACGCGACGATTGTCCGGAGCCGCCGTGCAATTACTTCAGCTCAGAAACAGAGGCTCGGCTTGCCGCGTTCTGTGATCGTGCAACGGCTGATCGTCGGCCAGACGTCATCGCCGAACTGCCACCGTTGGCGCTGCGGCCGGGACTGACTGCGGCGTTGGAAGTCTCCGCGGTGGCACTGTTCGGCAACTGGCTGTCGCTGCTCGCGGCCGAGTCTTGA
- a CDS encoding O-acetylhomoserine aminocarboxypropyltransferase/cysteine synthase family protein, translating into MRNETLAIHAGYEPEPTTHAVAVPIYQTASYAFDSADHGAALFNLETEGYRYSRIANPTTSVLEKRVAELEGGVGSLAVASGQAALHFAFVNLADHGGNIVSVPQLYGTTHTLLSHILPRQGITGRFAASDKPDDIAKLIDEGTRAVFCETIGNPAGNVCDIEAIADVAHRAGVPLIVDNTVATPILFKPIAYGADVVVHSLTKFLGGHGTTLGGAIVDSGRFDWAKHPERFPAFNQPDHSYHGMVYAERFGPTAYVERARSIYQRTMGSVLSPFNAFLLLQGIETVALRMERHVENARKVAEFLRDDPRVAWVNYTGFPDSPYYPLVQKYLDGRASSLFTFGIKGGMEAGKAFYDSLKLITRLVNIGDAKSLACHPASTTHRQMSAEQQRQAGVLPETIRLSIGIEHIADIIEDLDQALAQACGSQPRLAAAE; encoded by the coding sequence ATGCGCAACGAGACGCTTGCCATCCACGCCGGCTACGAGCCCGAACCCACCACTCACGCGGTTGCGGTGCCGATCTATCAGACTGCCTCTTACGCGTTCGACAGTGCCGACCACGGCGCGGCGTTATTCAATCTCGAGACCGAAGGCTATCGCTATTCTCGGATCGCCAATCCGACCACAAGCGTGCTGGAAAAGCGCGTTGCTGAGCTGGAAGGCGGCGTCGGTTCCCTGGCGGTGGCGAGCGGGCAGGCGGCGCTGCATTTCGCCTTCGTCAATCTCGCCGATCATGGCGGCAATATCGTCTCGGTGCCACAGCTCTATGGTACCACGCATACGCTGCTGTCGCACATCCTGCCGCGACAGGGCATCACTGGCCGCTTCGCTGCCAGCGACAAGCCAGACGACATCGCCAAGCTTATCGATGAGGGCACCCGTGCGGTGTTCTGCGAAACCATCGGCAATCCGGCCGGCAATGTCTGCGACATCGAAGCGATCGCCGACGTGGCGCATCGCGCCGGCGTGCCGCTGATCGTCGACAATACCGTGGCGACGCCGATCCTGTTCAAGCCGATCGCGTATGGTGCCGATGTCGTGGTGCACTCGCTCACCAAGTTCCTCGGCGGCCACGGTACCACGCTCGGCGGTGCCATCGTCGACAGCGGACGATTCGACTGGGCCAAGCACCCGGAGCGGTTTCCGGCATTCAACCAGCCGGACCACTCCTATCACGGCATGGTCTATGCGGAGCGGTTTGGGCCGACCGCTTACGTCGAACGTGCGCGGTCGATCTATCAGCGCACCATGGGATCTGTGCTGTCGCCGTTTAACGCCTTTCTGCTGCTGCAGGGCATCGAGACAGTCGCGTTGCGGATGGAGCGCCACGTCGAGAACGCCCGGAAAGTCGCCGAATTCCTGCGCGACGATCCGCGCGTTGCCTGGGTCAATTACACCGGCTTCCCGGACAGCCCGTATTATCCGCTGGTGCAGAAGTATCTCGACGGCCGCGCATCGTCGCTGTTCACCTTCGGCATCAAGGGTGGCATGGAAGCCGGCAAGGCGTTCTACGATTCGCTCAAGCTGATCACCCGGCTGGTGAACATCGGTGACGCCAAGTCGCTCGCGTGCCACCCGGCGTCGACCACCCATCGCCAGATGTCGGCTGAGCAGCAGCGTCAGGCCGGAGTTTTGCCGGAGACGATCCGGCTTTCGATCGGCATTGAACACATCGCCGACATCATCGAGGATCTCGATCAGGCGCTCGCGCAAGCCTGCGGTTCGCAGCCGCGTCTGGCGGCGGCCGAATAG
- a CDS encoding long-chain-acyl-CoA synthetase has protein sequence MTVHATAAIRSTDAAPARPSVAKSWLNAIEITARIEREPERLLCDTVAEWAMRTPNAHALLSEQERFSYAELARRIDGYARWALAHGIGKGVTVALLMPNRPDYLAIWLGITKVGGVVALLNTQLTGASLAHCIDVAAPSHIIVAKELSDAYDSAKLHLGSAPRLWLHGDDDTEVGLSDALAIANDDPLTADERPAVTVDDTALLIYTSGTTGLPKAARVSHRRVMSWAGWFAGLTGATSDDRIYDCLPIYHSVGGVVATGSLLMAGGSVVIAEKFSARRFWDDIVRYDCTLFQYIGELCRYLVQAPIAPNETRHRLRLACGNGLRGDVWEAFQARFAIPRILEFYASTEGNFSLYNVEGEPGAIGRLPSFLAHRFPAALVKFDFETGLPVRDEQGRCIRCARGEAGEAIGRIGEAERGGGRFEGYTSDGESELKILRDVFAPGDAWFRTGDLMLQDAKGFFRFVDRIGDTFRWKGENVAASEVADILAVCPGVIDASVYGVSVPNHDGRAGMAALVTEESFDLAALHRHLATRLPAYARPLFLRLRPTLDLTGTFKQAKQTLITEGFDPSVVGDPLYVADITTGGYVALDAPLFSRIARGAFRL, from the coding sequence ATGACCGTGCACGCAACCGCTGCCATCCGTTCTACCGATGCGGCGCCCGCGCGCCCATCGGTCGCCAAGAGCTGGCTGAACGCGATCGAGATCACTGCGCGGATCGAACGCGAGCCGGAACGTTTGCTGTGCGATACGGTCGCCGAATGGGCGATGCGCACGCCGAATGCGCACGCACTATTGTCGGAGCAAGAACGGTTCAGCTACGCCGAATTGGCGCGACGAATTGACGGTTACGCACGCTGGGCACTCGCACACGGAATCGGCAAAGGCGTCACCGTCGCGCTGCTGATGCCGAACCGCCCAGACTATCTGGCGATCTGGCTCGGCATCACCAAGGTCGGCGGCGTGGTGGCGCTGCTCAACACACAGCTCACCGGCGCCTCGCTGGCCCATTGCATCGATGTCGCAGCGCCCAGCCATATCATCGTGGCGAAGGAACTCAGCGACGCCTACGACAGCGCCAAACTGCATCTGGGATCTGCGCCCCGGCTGTGGCTGCACGGCGACGACGATACCGAGGTGGGGCTGTCGGACGCGCTGGCGATCGCAAACGACGATCCACTTACGGCGGACGAACGTCCCGCTGTGACTGTCGATGATACGGCACTGCTGATCTACACCTCCGGCACCACGGGGCTGCCGAAGGCAGCGCGGGTCAGTCACCGCCGGGTGATGAGCTGGGCCGGCTGGTTCGCCGGCCTCACCGGCGCGACATCCGACGATCGCATCTACGATTGTTTGCCGATCTACCACAGCGTCGGCGGCGTGGTCGCGACCGGCAGCCTGCTGATGGCGGGAGGCTCGGTCGTGATCGCCGAGAAGTTCTCCGCGCGGCGGTTCTGGGACGATATCGTCCGCTACGACTGTACGCTGTTTCAATATATCGGCGAGCTGTGCCGCTATCTGGTGCAGGCGCCGATCGCGCCGAACGAAACGCGGCATCGTCTGCGGCTCGCCTGCGGCAACGGACTGCGCGGCGACGTCTGGGAGGCGTTTCAGGCGCGGTTCGCGATCCCGCGCATTCTCGAATTCTACGCCTCCACCGAGGGCAACTTCTCGCTCTACAATGTCGAGGGCGAGCCCGGTGCGATCGGGCGGCTGCCGTCGTTTCTGGCGCATCGCTTTCCAGCCGCACTGGTGAAATTCGATTTCGAAACAGGACTACCCGTGCGCGACGAACAGGGCCGGTGCATCCGCTGCGCCCGCGGCGAGGCCGGCGAAGCGATCGGCCGGATCGGCGAGGCCGAGCGCGGCGGCGGCCGGTTCGAAGGCTACACCAGCGATGGCGAGAGTGAGCTCAAGATCTTGCGCGACGTGTTTGCACCGGGTGACGCCTGGTTCCGCACCGGCGACCTGATGCTGCAGGACGCCAAGGGCTTCTTCCGCTTCGTCGACCGGATCGGCGACACCTTCCGCTGGAAGGGCGAGAACGTCGCAGCGAGCGAAGTGGCCGACATACTCGCCGTCTGCCCCGGCGTGATCGACGCCAGCGTCTATGGCGTCAGCGTTCCGAACCACGATGGCCGCGCCGGCATGGCTGCGCTGGTGACCGAGGAGAGCTTCGATCTCGCGGCCCTCCATCGCCATCTCGCCACGCGGCTGCCGGCCTACGCACGGCCGCTCTTCCTGCGGCTGCGGCCGACGCTCGATCTCACCGGCACGTTCAAGCAGGCAAAGCAGACCCTAATCACTGAGGGTTTCGACCCGTCGGTCGTCGGCGATCCGCTCTATGTCGCCGACATCACTACGGGCGGCTACGTCGCGCTCGACGCCCCCCTCTTCAGCCGCATCGCGCGCGGCGCATTTAGACTGTGA
- a CDS encoding branched-chain amino acid aminotransferase, whose amino-acid sequence MPAPAPINYSQTWTFFEGEWHDGNVPIMGPRTHAAWLGSMVFDGARAFEGVTPDLDRHLARINWSATNFKLNALVDKATWLGLVRDGLKRFAGNAELYIRPMYWAQNGVGGGVLFDPDTTNWCLCIYEAPMPKPTGLSITLSPFRRPTAECAPVEAKAGCLYPNNSRAMMEAKCRGFDNCLLRDMLGHIAELGNSNIFMAKDGVVYTPAANGTFLSGITRQRVIELLRGDGVTVLETSLSYRDFETADEIFASGNFAKVQPIIRIDDRSLQPGPFYAKARKLYWEFAHG is encoded by the coding sequence ATGCCCGCTCCTGCACCGATCAACTACTCCCAGACCTGGACCTTCTTCGAGGGCGAGTGGCATGACGGCAACGTGCCGATCATGGGCCCTCGTACGCACGCAGCGTGGCTCGGCTCCATGGTGTTCGACGGCGCGCGCGCATTCGAGGGCGTGACGCCGGATCTCGACCGCCATTTGGCGCGGATCAACTGGTCGGCGACCAACTTCAAGCTCAACGCACTGGTGGACAAGGCGACTTGGCTTGGCTTGGTACGGGACGGCCTGAAGCGGTTCGCCGGCAATGCCGAGCTTTACATCCGGCCGATGTATTGGGCGCAAAACGGCGTTGGCGGCGGCGTGCTGTTCGATCCGGACACCACCAATTGGTGCCTGTGCATCTATGAAGCGCCGATGCCGAAGCCGACCGGCCTGTCGATTACGCTGTCGCCGTTCCGCCGCCCGACCGCCGAATGTGCGCCGGTGGAAGCCAAAGCCGGATGCCTGTACCCGAACAATTCGCGGGCCATGATGGAAGCCAAGTGTCGCGGCTTCGACAACTGCCTGCTGCGCGACATGCTCGGGCATATCGCCGAGCTCGGCAACTCCAATATCTTCATGGCTAAAGACGGCGTGGTCTATACGCCGGCGGCCAACGGCACCTTCCTGAGCGGCATCACCCGGCAGCGGGTGATCGAGCTGCTGCGCGGCGATGGCGTCACCGTGCTCGAAACTTCGCTGAGTTATCGCGACTTTGAGACCGCCGACGAGATCTTCGCCAGCGGCAATTTCGCAAAGGTGCAGCCGATCATCCGGATCGACGACCGCTCGCTGCAGCCGGGCCCGTTCTATGCCAAGGCGCGCAAGCTGTATTGGGAGTTCGCACACGGCTGA
- a CDS encoding acyl carrier protein: MSVRLTIVSAMQQIADEQGFKVPALTDDLVLHESGFDSLGFAVLVARLEDELGIDPFSTADDAIFPETLGDFIGAYENVPA, encoded by the coding sequence ATGTCTGTACGGTTAACAATCGTCTCGGCGATGCAGCAGATCGCTGACGAACAAGGCTTCAAGGTTCCTGCACTGACGGATGACCTGGTGCTGCACGAGTCGGGCTTCGACTCACTCGGCTTTGCCGTGCTGGTTGCGCGTCTCGAAGACGAACTCGGCATCGATCCGTTCAGCACAGCTGATGACGCCATCTTTCCGGAGACACTCGGCGACTTCATTGGAGCCTATGAGAATGTCCCCGCGTGA
- a CDS encoding class I adenylate-forming enzyme family protein yields MSPREIVALRHYLTTDLTSRTLSDASDEIALADIARGTCFGGKLPELAGCSVLLSLSTQLVTGLAMIELDGVARRMLLCPPDVDMTYAADLIADAEIDAIVTDAPERWQDLGVSAIVTAGLPLQPAPPIAATHATSWLMLTSGTTGRPKIVAHTLAALTGAIVGDNVAKDASPIWATFYDIRRYGGLQIFLRAVLGGGSMVLSAPGEAIGDHLARLAARGVTHISGTPSHWRKALMNPAIGGFRPSYVRLSGEIADQAVLDGLRNAFPDASIGHAYASTEAGVGFAVNDGREGFPASLIGNAPGITMKVVDGSLRIKSTRTAHTYVGRSAPPLTDAGGFVDTGDIVELREDRYYFVGRRDGVINVGGLKVHPEEVEAVINQHPSVRMSRVRARRSPITGALVVAEAVLASVADAGRTGAIREAILANCRAALPPHKVPASIRFVQQLDVTASGKLARHA; encoded by the coding sequence ATGTCCCCGCGTGAGATCGTCGCGCTACGCCACTATCTCACCACTGATCTGACCAGCCGTACGCTGTCGGACGCGAGCGATGAGATCGCGTTAGCCGACATCGCGCGTGGGACCTGTTTCGGCGGCAAGCTGCCTGAGCTCGCCGGCTGTTCGGTGCTGTTGTCGCTGTCGACACAGCTCGTCACTGGACTCGCAATGATCGAACTCGACGGCGTGGCGCGGCGGATGCTGCTGTGCCCACCGGACGTCGATATGACCTACGCCGCCGATCTGATCGCGGATGCGGAGATCGACGCCATCGTGACAGATGCGCCGGAGCGGTGGCAGGACCTCGGCGTCAGCGCCATCGTCACCGCAGGCCTGCCATTGCAGCCTGCGCCCCCTATCGCAGCCACGCATGCCACGTCTTGGTTGATGCTGACCTCCGGCACCACCGGCCGTCCGAAGATCGTCGCGCATACTCTGGCGGCGCTGACCGGTGCGATCGTCGGCGACAACGTCGCAAAGGATGCGTCTCCGATCTGGGCGACCTTCTACGACATCCGCCGCTACGGTGGCCTGCAGATTTTCCTCCGCGCCGTGCTCGGCGGCGGCTCGATGGTGCTCTCCGCGCCCGGCGAAGCAATTGGCGATCATCTGGCACGCCTCGCTGCGCGCGGCGTGACCCACATTTCCGGCACGCCGTCGCATTGGCGCAAGGCACTGATGAATCCGGCGATCGGCGGCTTCCGCCCCAGCTATGTCCGCTTGTCTGGCGAGATCGCCGATCAAGCCGTGCTCGACGGTCTGCGCAACGCGTTTCCCGATGCGTCCATCGGCCACGCCTACGCCTCGACCGAGGCCGGCGTCGGCTTTGCGGTGAATGACGGCCGTGAGGGCTTTCCAGCGTCGCTGATCGGCAACGCGCCCGGCATCACCATGAAAGTGGTCGACGGCTCGCTGCGGATCAAATCGACCCGCACCGCACATACTTACGTCGGCCGCAGCGCGCCGCCGCTGACGGATGCGGGCGGCTTCGTCGACACCGGCGACATCGTCGAGCTGCGCGAAGATCGTTATTACTTCGTCGGCCGCCGCGACGGCGTCATCAACGTCGGGGGCCTCAAGGTTCATCCCGAGGAAGTCGAAGCCGTGATCAACCAGCATCCCTCGGTGCGGATGTCGCGGGTGCGGGCGCGTCGCAGCCCGATCACCGGCGCGCTGGTGGTGGCCGAGGCGGTGCTCGCAAGCGTCGCGGACGCCGGGCGCACTGGAGCAATCCGCGAGGCGATCCTCGCCAATTGCCGCGCCGCGCTGCCGCCACACAAGGTCCCGGCGTCGATCCGTTTCGTGCAGCAACTCGACGTCACCGCCTCCGGAAAGCTGGCCCGCCATGCGTAA
- a CDS encoding SDR family NAD(P)-dependent oxidoreductase, translated as MRKVVVTGGSRGIGLAIARRLAAAGYDVIAVARRESEELTAAIAEASQGPGTISFKAYDLGDIDGLAGFAKSLRQEFGKIYGLVNNAGIGTEGVLATMHNSQIETLLRINVTSPIVLTKYIVRHMMADGAGRVINMSSIIGSTGYNGLSVYGATKAAAIGFTRSLAREVGRLGITVNAIAPGFIDTELTAGLAGEGRQKIAGRSALRRLAEADDVAQMVEFLLGDGGRNITGTVQTIDAGNTA; from the coding sequence ATGCGTAAGGTGGTGGTGACCGGCGGCAGCCGGGGCATTGGGCTTGCGATCGCACGCCGCCTCGCAGCGGCCGGCTACGACGTGATCGCGGTGGCACGACGCGAGAGTGAGGAACTCACCGCGGCGATTGCCGAGGCTTCGCAAGGGCCCGGCACGATCAGCTTCAAGGCTTACGATCTCGGCGACATCGACGGCCTGGCCGGCTTCGCCAAGTCGCTTCGCCAGGAATTCGGCAAGATCTACGGCCTCGTCAACAATGCCGGCATCGGCACCGAGGGCGTGCTCGCGACCATGCACAACAGCCAGATCGAGACGCTGCTGCGCATCAACGTCACCTCGCCGATCGTACTGACCAAGTACATCGTCCGCCACATGATGGCCGATGGTGCGGGCCGCGTGATCAACATGTCGTCGATCATCGGCTCGACGGGCTACAACGGACTGTCGGTGTACGGCGCTACCAAGGCCGCGGCGATCGGTTTCACCCGCTCGCTCGCCCGCGAGGTCGGCCGGCTCGGCATCACCGTCAACGCGATTGCGCCCGGATTCATCGACACAGAATTGACCGCCGGACTCGCTGGCGAAGGCCGCCAGAAGATCGCCGGCCGCAGCGCGCTGCGCCGCCTGGCGGAAGCCGACGACGTCGCCCAGATGGTCGAATTCCTGCTCGGCGATGGTGGCCGCAACATCACCGGTACGGTGCAGACGATCGACGCCGGGAACACGGCGTAG
- a CDS encoding amino acid--[acyl-carrier-protein] ligase — protein sequence MNMAIRTTPAEAELHPVDPLDHLAEHLFHTLGADGVYARTALYEGVVEKLAALISQHREDGAEVMRFPPVMSRSQLEKSGYLKSFPNLLGCVCGLHGSEQEINAAVGRFDAGGDWTTSLSPADLVLSPAACYPVYPIAASRGPLPAGGARFDVAADCFRREPSKHLDRLQSFRMREYVCIGAPQDVADFRERWMVKAQAIARDLGLTFRVETASDPFFGRVGQMKAISQQQQALKFELLVPLRSEEQPTACMSFNYHREHFGVTWGIEDAAGNPAHTGCVAFGMDRLAVALFATHGIDTNAWPASVRDVLSLD from the coding sequence ATGAACATGGCGATCCGCACCACACCGGCCGAGGCCGAGCTGCATCCGGTCGATCCGCTCGATCACCTGGCTGAGCACCTGTTCCACACGCTAGGTGCCGACGGCGTCTATGCGCGAACTGCGCTGTACGAGGGCGTGGTCGAGAAGCTGGCGGCGCTGATCTCGCAGCATCGCGAGGATGGGGCCGAAGTGATGCGGTTCCCACCGGTGATGAGCCGGAGCCAGCTCGAGAAGTCCGGCTATCTGAAAAGCTTCCCCAATCTGCTCGGATGCGTCTGCGGCCTGCATGGCAGCGAACAGGAGATCAACGCGGCGGTCGGCCGGTTCGATGCCGGCGGCGATTGGACGACCTCGCTGTCTCCGGCGGACCTCGTATTGTCGCCGGCGGCCTGCTATCCGGTGTATCCGATCGCGGCGAGCCGTGGCCCGCTGCCGGCGGGCGGCGCGCGCTTCGACGTTGCGGCCGATTGCTTCCGCCGCGAACCGTCGAAGCATCTCGACCGGTTGCAGTCGTTCCGCATGCGGGAATATGTCTGCATCGGCGCGCCGCAGGACGTCGCTGACTTCCGCGAGCGCTGGATGGTGAAGGCGCAGGCGATCGCGCGAGATCTCGGTCTCACATTCCGTGTCGAGACCGCGTCCGATCCGTTCTTCGGCCGTGTCGGCCAGATGAAGGCGATCAGCCAGCAGCAGCAGGCTCTGAAGTTCGAACTGCTGGTGCCGCTGCGCTCGGAAGAGCAGCCGACCGCCTGCATGAGCTTCAACTATCACCGCGAGCATTTCGGCGTCACCTGGGGCATCGAGGATGCGGCCGGTAACCCCGCCCACACCGGCTGCGTCGCCTTCGGCATGGACCGCCTCGCTGTCGCGCTGTTCGCGACCCATGGCATCGATACCAACGCGTGGCCGGCGAGCGTGCGGGACGTGCTGTCGCTCGACTGA